Proteins from one Ornithobacterium rhinotracheale genomic window:
- a CDS encoding helix-turn-helix domain-containing protein, with protein MNKVSANIRRIREQKGYSQEYMAQELEISQASYARIENQETKLSIDRLFEISTILETDISSLLGTEKLTINHQENHEGAFGNGYIQNLHIENKEVYEKLIKNLEEQIDFLKKRLDKYE; from the coding sequence ATGAATAAAGTAAGTGCAAACATCCGTAGAATTAGAGAGCAAAAAGGATATTCTCAAGAATATATGGCTCAAGAATTAGAAATAAGCCAAGCCTCTTATGCAAGAATTGAAAACCAAGAAACTAAACTAAGTATCGATAGACTTTTTGAGATTTCAACTATTTTAGAAACAGATATTTCATCATTATTAGGTACTGAAAAATTAACTATTAATCACCAAGAAAACCATGAAGGTGCTTTTGGAAATGGATATATTCAAAATTTACATATTGAAAATAAAGAAGTTTATGAAAAGTTGATAAAAAATTTAGAAGAACAAATAGATTTTTTAAAGAAAAGATTAGACAAGTATGAATAA
- the rnr gene encoding ribonuclease R, producing the protein MSKNKRSKHHHSQDNSFRKTAKKVLQYYLKYPNKTLNHKQLGSALQYTNAQEKQHLIKALSRLVADDSLLEVSPGKFKLNMEKNILVGTIDFTSSGAAYVIVEGLEDDIYIPKGQTKNALQGDLVQLILHKTSRGKKPEGSIAKVIQRHRMQYVGVLEIIGDRKYGFVIVEGKSMPVDIYVPKENLNHAQNGDKVVCNVVSWPEDADSPFGEITRVLGKPGVHDVEIHSILAEYGLPAAFPKEVEDEAQNLDTEIKPEEIAKRRDMRDVPTFTIDPKDAKDFDDALSFRTLENGNYEVGVHIADVSYYVKPGTLLDEEAYKRGTSVYLVDRVVPMLPEVLSNFACSLRPNEDKYTFSAVFEMDKNANIIKSWFGRTVTHSDKRYAYEDAQAIIEGGEGELKEEILILDKLAKILRKERLKNGAISFDRLEVKFNLDEDGNPLGVYFKESKDANKLIEEFMLLANRKVSEFVSLKRGKPTDRTFVYRIHDDPDPEKLASLKQFIHQFGYKLELGDRKKTTASINQLLHDVKGKGEENMIETLAMRSMSKAIYSTDNIGHYGLAFEYYSHFTSPIRRYPDVMAHRLLQRYLDGGKSAEKEVYEEKCEHCSQRERLAADAERDSIKYMQVKFMDKHVGEEFSGIITGVTEWGIYVELPECRAEGLVRLRDIHDDHYVFDQKNYAIVGQATGNTYQLGDEVNVKLTRADLDKKQLDLELL; encoded by the coding sequence ATGTCTAAAAATAAACGCTCTAAACATCATCATTCTCAAGATAATAGTTTTAGAAAAACGGCTAAAAAAGTATTACAATACTATTTAAAATATCCAAACAAGACACTCAATCACAAGCAATTAGGTTCTGCATTACAGTACACCAATGCGCAAGAAAAGCAACATTTGATCAAGGCACTTTCTCGCCTCGTGGCAGATGATAGCTTACTTGAAGTTTCTCCAGGAAAATTCAAATTGAATATGGAGAAAAATATACTTGTGGGTACCATTGATTTTACCTCATCTGGAGCTGCTTATGTGATTGTAGAAGGGCTGGAAGACGATATCTATATCCCAAAAGGACAAACCAAAAACGCTCTACAAGGCGATTTGGTTCAGCTTATTTTGCACAAAACTTCTCGTGGTAAAAAGCCAGAGGGTAGCATTGCCAAAGTGATTCAGCGACATCGCATGCAATATGTGGGCGTGCTAGAAATCATAGGTGATAGAAAATATGGTTTTGTCATCGTAGAAGGCAAATCGATGCCAGTAGATATTTATGTGCCAAAGGAAAACTTAAACCATGCACAAAACGGCGACAAAGTTGTGTGTAATGTGGTGAGCTGGCCAGAAGATGCCGATTCGCCATTTGGCGAAATCACGCGTGTGCTTGGAAAACCAGGCGTGCACGATGTGGAGATTCATTCCATTTTGGCAGAATATGGCTTGCCGGCTGCATTCCCTAAAGAAGTGGAAGACGAAGCACAAAACCTTGATACCGAAATTAAACCAGAAGAAATCGCCAAAAGACGCGACATGCGTGATGTGCCTACCTTTACCATCGATCCAAAAGATGCCAAAGATTTTGACGATGCACTTTCGTTCAGAACCCTTGAAAACGGAAATTACGAAGTGGGCGTGCACATTGCCGATGTTTCGTATTATGTGAAACCTGGCACTTTGCTCGATGAAGAGGCTTATAAACGAGGAACTTCTGTGTATTTGGTAGACCGAGTGGTGCCTATGTTACCAGAGGTGTTGAGTAATTTCGCTTGTTCGCTAAGACCCAACGAAGACAAATATACATTTTCGGCTGTTTTTGAAATGGATAAAAACGCCAATATCATCAAAAGCTGGTTTGGGCGCACCGTTACGCATTCAGACAAGCGTTATGCGTATGAAGATGCACAAGCTATCATAGAAGGCGGAGAGGGCGAATTGAAGGAAGAAATTTTAATTCTAGATAAATTAGCCAAGATTTTAAGAAAAGAAAGGCTTAAAAACGGAGCGATTAGTTTTGACCGATTGGAGGTTAAATTTAATTTAGACGAAGACGGAAATCCACTTGGTGTTTATTTCAAAGAAAGTAAAGATGCCAATAAGCTCATCGAGGAATTTATGCTTTTAGCCAATCGAAAAGTATCTGAATTTGTGAGCTTAAAAAGAGGTAAACCTACGGATAGAACCTTTGTTTATCGTATCCACGATGATCCAGATCCGGAGAAATTAGCAAGTTTAAAACAATTTATTCATCAATTTGGGTATAAATTGGAGTTAGGAGACCGTAAAAAAACCACCGCATCTATCAACCAACTTTTGCACGATGTGAAAGGAAAAGGCGAAGAAAATATGATTGAAACGCTTGCAATGCGATCTATGTCTAAGGCGATTTACTCAACCGATAACATTGGACACTACGGATTGGCATTTGAATATTATTCGCATTTTACATCGCCTATACGCCGTTATCCCGATGTTATGGCACATAGATTACTCCAACGCTACTTAGACGGTGGCAAATCGGCCGAAAAAGAGGTGTACGAGGAAAAATGCGAACACTGCAGTCAGCGCGAAAGATTGGCAGCCGATGCCGAGCGAGATAGCATTAAATACATGCAAGTTAAATTCATGGACAAACATGTGGGCGAAGAGTTCAGCGGAATCATTACAGGAGTTACCGAATGGGGAATTTATGTGGAACTACCTGAATGCCGTGCCGAGGGCTTGGTAAGACTACGAGACATTCACGATGATCACTATGTGTTTGACCAAAAGAATTATGCCATCGTAGGACAAGCCACAGGAAATACCTACCAATTGGGCGACGAGGTAAATGTGAAGCTTACTCGTGCCGATTTAGATAAAAAACAATTGGATTTGGAATTGTTGTAG
- a CDS encoding DUF4488 domain-containing protein, protein MMKKIFFVFVAVFGIMLNAQEAPKHIPESTDLVGFWQQCFLLKNSEGNKILRPSGNYKVINPDGTFYTFMIVPQNNGAVQIPVILQYGTYKIQDDGQFTEHIIKHAMNPSFSNTNSELRYKKIEGDDTIVQEYRNENKVWIPEIWRRVSFKDMSKKTNLIF, encoded by the coding sequence ATGATGAAAAAAATATTTTTTGTTTTTGTAGCAGTGTTTGGAATAATGTTAAATGCTCAAGAAGCACCTAAACATATTCCTGAAAGCACAGATTTAGTGGGATTTTGGCAACAGTGTTTTTTGTTAAAAAATTCAGAAGGTAATAAAATATTGAGACCCTCTGGCAATTACAAGGTGATTAACCCCGATGGTACTTTCTATACCTTTATGATTGTTCCTCAGAATAATGGGGCGGTTCAGATTCCTGTTATTTTGCAATATGGCACTTATAAAATTCAAGATGATGGCCAGTTTACAGAGCATATCATTAAGCACGCTATGAATCCTAGTTTCTCTAATACAAATTCTGAGTTGCGCTATAAAAAAATAGAAGGAGACGATACAATCGTTCAGGAGTATCGAAATGAGAATAAAGTTTGGATACCAGAGATTTGGCGCAGGGTAAGCTTCAAGGATATGTCAAAGAAAACGAATTTAATATTTTAA
- a CDS encoding SprT-like domain-containing protein: MPVQGLKKFIPEASLPHIAQWISGYPLLLKVKNNRKSKLGDYRKIPRGHQITINRDLSPYLFLITLTHEIAHMHTFDKFGFRISPHGKEWKSTFATLLQETLHLYPEDLQPIMREYIKNPKANFYAFSPFVAYFSQEEKQEDTIFLKDLPKGTIFALNNRVFKKGEIKRIRYICTELSSGKNYLIHELAPVKEYRKI, encoded by the coding sequence ATGCCCGTACAAGGTTTAAAAAAATTTATACCCGAAGCATCATTACCCCATATAGCGCAATGGATTAGTGGCTACCCGCTGCTCCTAAAAGTGAAAAATAATCGAAAATCCAAGCTAGGCGATTATAGAAAAATCCCGAGAGGGCATCAAATTACCATCAATAGAGATTTGAGCCCATATTTATTTTTGATAACGCTTACCCATGAGATTGCACACATGCATACTTTCGATAAATTTGGGTTTAGAATCAGTCCGCATGGTAAGGAATGGAAAAGCACTTTTGCCACTCTGTTGCAAGAAACTTTACACCTATACCCCGAGGATTTACAGCCTATAATGAGGGAGTATATCAAAAATCCGAAGGCAAATTTCTATGCCTTTTCGCCATTTGTAGCGTATTTTAGCCAAGAAGAAAAGCAGGAGGATACTATATTTTTAAAAGATTTGCCAAAAGGTACTATTTTTGCTCTAAATAATCGAGTTTTTAAAAAAGGTGAAATCAAGAGAATTAGGTATATTTGCACAGAATTATCATCTGGAAAAAACTATTTAATTCATGAATTGGCACCTGTAAAAGAGTATAGAAAAATTTAG
- a CDS encoding DUF4488 domain-containing protein, protein MNQWFKKIGICAFLSLASLSFAQQHIAESKNLVGIWQHVYPISNGNYIKTGNYKIITPDGTFSLVFIGKNKTTLTGYGTYKITSDSTFTEKMISHISPKFDKSGSILRYKMQDENTLLQSFKAENNDRWVPEIWRRITMPKKDSFMKEF, encoded by the coding sequence ATGAATCAGTGGTTTAAAAAAATAGGAATTTGTGCATTTTTAAGTTTAGCAAGTTTATCTTTTGCACAACAGCACATAGCAGAAAGCAAAAATTTGGTGGGAATATGGCAACATGTTTACCCTATATCAAATGGAAATTATATAAAAACAGGAAATTATAAAATCATAACGCCTGATGGTACATTTTCCTTGGTTTTTATTGGGAAAAATAAAACAACCTTAACAGGTTATGGAACTTATAAAATTACGAGTGATAGTACTTTTACCGAGAAAATGATTTCCCATATTTCGCCTAAATTTGATAAATCTGGTAGTATTTTAAGATATAAAATGCAAGATGAAAATACTTTGTTACAATCATTTAAGGCAGAAAATAATGATAGATGGGTACCAGAGATTTGGCGTAGAATTACGATGCCTAAAAAAGATAGCTTTATGAAAGAATTTTAA
- the rpiB gene encoding ribose 5-phosphate isomerase B: protein MKIAIGSDHAGYPLKEKIKEHLVSKGIDIQDFGAFSTESVDYPDFAHPTATAVENHDADLGILLCGSGNGIAMTANKHQGIRAAICWNTELAELARQHNNANILVLPARFISEDLGLEIVDAYLNASFEGGRHERRVEKIACSC, encoded by the coding sequence ATGAAAATTGCCATCGGATCAGACCACGCAGGTTACCCATTAAAAGAGAAAATTAAAGAACATTTAGTTTCAAAAGGAATTGATATTCAAGATTTTGGAGCTTTTTCAACAGAGTCTGTAGACTATCCAGACTTTGCGCATCCCACAGCTACGGCTGTTGAAAACCACGATGCCGATTTAGGTATTCTACTTTGTGGCAGTGGAAACGGTATTGCGATGACGGCGAATAAGCACCAAGGAATCCGTGCAGCCATTTGCTGGAATACAGAATTGGCAGAATTGGCACGCCAACACAATAATGCCAATATTTTGGTATTGCCAGCACGATTTATTTCAGAAGATTTGGGCTTAGAAATCGTTGATGCCTATTTAAATGCCAGTTTTGAAGGTGGACGCCACGAGCGACGCGTAGAAAAAATTGCTTGCAGCTGTTGA
- a CDS encoding replication-associated recombination protein A, whose amino-acid sequence MNTPLAERMRPKTLEQYVNQKHLVGDNAPIKVMLDNGLLASMILWGPPGTGKTTLAQLLAELSGREFYTLSAINAGVKEVREVIEQAKKRTLFSGEKNPILFIDEVHRFNKSQQDSLLGAVEKGYITLIGATTENPSFEVVPALLSRCQVYTLTSLSRQDLEELMHNAITQDEWLKTKNIRLEETDALLRYSGGDARKVLNGLELVIHSVGDETEIVITNDLVQKCIQQNISRYDKTGEQHYDIISAFIKSIRGSDPNAAVYWLARMIAGGEDLKFIARRLLILASEDIGNANPNALMLANSAFQAVSTIGYPEARIILSQCAVYLANSPKSNSTYNAINQALDLVQKTGDLPVPLHLRNAPTKLMKDLDYGKEYKYAHDYQGHFVQQEYLPEDLSGTTLYAPADNKRENIDRQNLKNRWGDKYEY is encoded by the coding sequence ATGAATACGCCCCTTGCCGAACGCATGCGCCCCAAAACACTTGAGCAATATGTGAACCAAAAGCATTTGGTAGGCGATAATGCGCCCATCAAAGTAATGCTGGACAATGGTTTGCTGGCTTCTATGATTTTGTGGGGGCCTCCTGGCACGGGGAAGACTACGCTAGCGCAGCTCTTAGCGGAATTATCTGGCAGGGAATTTTACACCCTGAGCGCCATTAATGCAGGAGTTAAGGAGGTGCGTGAGGTGATAGAGCAGGCTAAAAAACGAACGCTTTTCTCGGGAGAGAAGAATCCCATTCTGTTTATAGATGAGGTGCATAGATTTAATAAATCACAGCAGGATTCGCTTTTAGGAGCGGTGGAAAAGGGCTATATCACGCTCATTGGTGCCACAACCGAGAATCCAAGCTTTGAAGTGGTGCCTGCCTTGCTCTCCCGTTGCCAAGTGTATACCTTAACCTCGCTCTCGCGGCAGGATTTGGAGGAATTGATGCACAATGCCATTACCCAAGATGAATGGCTGAAAACTAAAAACATTCGCTTAGAAGAGACAGATGCCCTCTTGCGCTACTCAGGGGGCGATGCGCGCAAGGTGCTCAATGGGCTGGAATTGGTAATTCATAGTGTGGGCGATGAAACTGAAATAGTAATTACCAATGATTTGGTGCAAAAGTGCATTCAGCAAAACATTTCAAGATACGATAAAACGGGCGAGCAACATTATGATATCATCTCTGCCTTTATCAAATCCATTCGTGGCTCAGACCCCAATGCCGCCGTTTATTGGCTTGCTCGCATGATTGCTGGGGGCGAAGATTTAAAATTCATCGCCCGCCGATTGCTTATTTTAGCCTCCGAGGACATAGGCAATGCTAATCCTAATGCACTGATGCTGGCCAATAGCGCCTTTCAGGCCGTCAGCACCATTGGCTACCCCGAGGCACGCATCATCTTATCGCAGTGTGCGGTGTATTTAGCCAATTCGCCCAAGAGCAATTCCACCTATAATGCCATTAATCAAGCATTAGATTTAGTGCAGAAAACAGGCGATTTGCCCGTGCCTCTGCATTTAAGAAACGCTCCTACTAAGCTGATGAAGGATTTAGATTATGGAAAGGAGTATAAATATGCCCACGATTACCAAGGGCATTTTGTGCAACAAGAATACTTGCCCGAGGATTTAAGCGGCACCACACTATACGCTCCTGCCGATAATAAGCGCGAAAATATAGACCGCCAAAATTTAAAAAATCGCTGGGGCGATAAATATGAGTATTAA
- a CDS encoding ABC transporter ATP-binding protein, with the protein MIEVKNLKKSFGDKEVLKGISTTFEKGKTSLIIGASGAGKTVFFKCILGLFEPTSGEIIYEDISTKNITSKQRHERRKHIGTVFQYSALFDFMTVEENVRFPLEMYTDLSLKEMNERVHMILEKVNIEEDAFKKMPSEISGGMQKRVAIARAVVNKPKYLFCDEPNSGLDPQTAIVIDQLIQKLTREFGITTVINSHDMNSVMEIGEKILFLKDGLKAWEGTNKEILFTDNKSVSDFVYSSDLMKRVREVLQRQKD; encoded by the coding sequence ATGATTGAAGTTAAAAATCTTAAAAAAAGCTTTGGAGATAAGGAAGTATTAAAAGGCATTTCCACCACCTTTGAAAAAGGAAAAACAAGCCTAATCATAGGCGCCAGTGGCGCAGGGAAGACTGTATTCTTCAAATGCATTTTAGGCCTTTTTGAGCCCACCAGCGGAGAAATCATTTACGAAGATATTTCCACCAAAAACATAACCTCTAAACAACGGCACGAGCGCCGAAAACACATAGGCACCGTATTCCAGTACAGCGCCCTTTTCGATTTTATGACAGTGGAGGAAAATGTGCGATTCCCCCTAGAAATGTATACCGACCTCTCCTTAAAAGAGATGAACGAGCGCGTGCATATGATACTGGAAAAAGTTAATATAGAGGAAGATGCCTTCAAAAAAATGCCCTCTGAAATATCTGGCGGTATGCAAAAACGCGTCGCCATCGCCCGCGCCGTAGTCAATAAGCCAAAATACCTCTTTTGCGATGAGCCAAACTCAGGGCTAGACCCGCAGACGGCCATCGTTATCGACCAATTGATACAGAAACTCACCCGAGAATTTGGTATCACCACCGTGATAAACTCCCACGATATGAATTCCGTGATGGAAATTGGCGAAAAAATCCTCTTTCTAAAAGATGGGCTTAAAGCTTGGGAAGGCACAAATAAGGAAATCCTTTTTACAGATAATAAGAGCGTTTCCGATTTTGTATATAGCTCCGATTTAATGAAGCGCGTGCGCGAAGTTTTGCAAAGGCAAAAGGATTAA
- a CDS encoding mannose-1-phosphate guanylyltransferase, protein METLDKKNIYCVIMAGGVGTRFWPMSTTSNPKQFHDILGTGTTLIQQTFDRLLNLCLPENIYVITDQKYTSLVQEQLPKISPENIVAEPVGMNTAPCAIYTAYKIYKRNPEAEILVCPSDHLILNEPKFTEIALTALENSAKNHGLYTLGIQPTRPDTGYGYIQFDAADEGEVKKVKTFTEKPNLELAQQFLQSGDFLWNSGIFIWSAKDILNSFENHMPEMFQAFQAVENVLNTDKEVEEIKRVYPTLQQVSVDVAIMEKEQNVYVIPSEFGWSDLGTWLSLYENTEKDEDGNAFSSKNVFTYHAKNNIIFAPQEKLVVVDGLEDYIVVDTPQALLISPIENSQEIKSYVRDLKLNKKEKFV, encoded by the coding sequence ATGGAAACATTAGATAAGAAAAATATCTATTGCGTAATTATGGCTGGTGGAGTAGGAACGAGATTTTGGCCAATGAGTACTACGAGCAACCCTAAACAATTTCATGATATTTTAGGAACGGGAACAACTCTAATTCAGCAAACTTTTGATCGATTACTAAACTTATGTTTACCCGAAAATATTTATGTCATTACAGACCAAAAGTATACCTCTCTCGTGCAAGAGCAATTGCCCAAGATTTCGCCAGAGAATATCGTGGCAGAGCCTGTGGGTATGAATACTGCCCCTTGCGCCATTTATACCGCTTATAAGATTTATAAGCGCAATCCTGAGGCAGAGATTCTTGTTTGCCCATCAGACCACTTAATTCTCAACGAGCCAAAATTTACTGAAATTGCACTCACTGCACTTGAAAATTCAGCAAAAAATCATGGATTATACACTTTAGGCATTCAGCCTACACGCCCTGATACAGGTTATGGCTACATTCAGTTTGATGCAGCAGATGAGGGAGAAGTGAAAAAAGTAAAAACTTTTACTGAAAAACCAAATTTAGAATTGGCACAGCAATTTTTACAATCAGGTGATTTCTTGTGGAATAGCGGAATTTTCATTTGGAGTGCAAAAGATATTTTAAATTCGTTTGAAAATCATATGCCAGAAATGTTCCAAGCGTTCCAAGCGGTTGAAAATGTTTTAAATACCGATAAGGAAGTGGAAGAAATTAAGCGAGTGTATCCTACTTTGCAACAGGTATCTGTGGATGTTGCCATCATGGAAAAAGAGCAAAATGTATATGTGATTCCTTCTGAATTTGGCTGGAGTGATTTAGGAACTTGGCTTTCGCTTTATGAAAATACGGAAAAAGACGAAGATGGCAATGCCTTTTCAAGCAAAAATGTCTTTACATATCACGCCAAAAACAACATTATTTTTGCCCCCCAAGAGAAATTGGTAGTGGTAGATGGCTTAGAAGATTATATTGTCGTAGACACGCCACAAGCACTTTTGATTTCGCCAATTGAAAATAGCCAAGAGATTAAATCTTATGTGCGAGATTTAAAACTCAATAAAAAAGAAAAATTCGTTTAA
- a CDS encoding DUF389 domain-containing protein: protein MAEEEKKKSIEENQVESIGDKLFNFLREIYDLSNEVDKERTREEVLSNISFKGLAAYVLVASVMIASIGLNSNSVAVVIGAMLISPLMGPIIGLGYSVAVNDIKTLNKSFANFGVMVVISILTSFLYFSIAPLTTINPQLSGRIEPTSLDVLIGIFGGLAGIAAFSSKIKNSNVIAGVAIATALMPPLCTVGYGLAMGNELIGYKDYTGFMAALNAFYLFVINSIFIGISTFVYIKFNKFPLVQYQNAQKARKTNLIIVSIAILTVLPSGFIFYGIVKEEVYKSQVQKFLNNEVAVAYENTFFNINNPILSKKDSINYITISTISANIPEEVIKNWNTILKNKYHLSHTQILVHQGGFTQQDNTGEKLYSSIYSSLQKEVSQKDSIIDYQKMQINRLNSDTIPFQSISKELKSLYPELDYFGYATFNYTNFKNRTIMPTFVILWKDNVPHEADEIRINKYLKSRLNLDTIQFLHR, encoded by the coding sequence ATGGCAGAAGAAGAAAAAAAGAAAAGTATAGAGGAGAATCAGGTAGAATCCATCGGCGATAAATTATTTAATTTTTTACGTGAAATTTACGACCTGAGCAACGAGGTGGATAAAGAGCGTACGAGAGAAGAGGTTTTAAGCAATATTAGTTTTAAGGGCCTAGCAGCTTATGTATTGGTTGCCTCGGTAATGATTGCCTCTATTGGGCTCAATAGCAACTCGGTAGCGGTAGTCATAGGGGCAATGCTTATTTCGCCTTTAATGGGTCCAATTATTGGGCTTGGGTATTCTGTAGCTGTAAATGATATTAAAACTTTGAATAAATCATTTGCCAATTTTGGGGTAATGGTTGTGATTTCAATTCTTACATCATTTCTCTATTTTTCTATTGCTCCTCTCACAACAATCAACCCGCAACTTTCTGGGCGTATTGAGCCCACATCGCTAGATGTGTTGATTGGTATTTTTGGTGGTTTGGCAGGAATTGCTGCCTTTAGTAGTAAAATCAAAAATTCCAATGTGATTGCGGGCGTTGCCATCGCTACGGCTTTGATGCCACCTTTGTGTACCGTGGGCTATGGTTTAGCCATGGGAAATGAACTCATTGGCTATAAAGACTATACAGGTTTTATGGCTGCGCTAAACGCTTTTTATCTTTTTGTCATAAATTCAATTTTTATTGGAATTTCCACTTTTGTTTACATTAAATTCAACAAGTTTCCTTTGGTGCAATACCAAAATGCACAAAAAGCTAGAAAAACGAATTTAATTATTGTGAGTATCGCTATTTTAACAGTGTTGCCTAGTGGATTTATTTTCTACGGAATCGTAAAAGAAGAGGTATATAAATCTCAGGTACAGAAATTCTTAAACAACGAAGTAGCCGTAGCCTACGAAAATACTTTCTTCAATATTAATAATCCTATTTTAAGCAAAAAAGATAGTATTAATTACATTACAATCTCTACCATTTCGGCCAATATTCCCGAAGAAGTAATTAAAAATTGGAATACTATTTTAAAGAACAAATACCATCTATCGCATACTCAAATCCTTGTACACCAAGGAGGATTTACACAACAAGATAACACGGGCGAAAAACTATATAGCTCTATTTATAGCTCGCTCCAAAAAGAAGTGAGCCAAAAAGATAGTATCATAGATTACCAAAAAATGCAAATCAATCGATTGAATAGCGATACCATTCCATTCCAAAGTATTTCTAAAGAATTAAAATCTTTGTATCCTGAACTAGATTATTTTGGTTATGCTACTTTTAATTATACCAATTTTAAAAATCGTACCATTATGCCTACATTCGTTATTCTATGGAAAGACAATGTACCTCATGAAGCCGATGAAATTAGAATTAATAAATATCTTAAATCTCGATTGAATTTAGATACTATTCAATTCTTGCACCGATAA
- a CDS encoding PEGA domain-containing protein, whose translation MKRTKLYACGLLVILSLSSCATIFTGTSDRITFNSTPEGATVYERGIEKCKTPCTLKVTRTLSEKDIEFKKDEYQNRTIELDAKFNPVSIINLTNGIGWIIDAFSGSIKKYDTKVYNIELEPKK comes from the coding sequence ATGAAAAGAACAAAACTTTATGCTTGTGGATTATTAGTAATTTTATCCTTATCGTCTTGTGCCACTATTTTCACAGGAACGAGTGATCGTATAACTTTTAATTCTACCCCAGAAGGAGCAACAGTTTATGAGAGAGGAATAGAAAAGTGTAAAACACCATGTACACTTAAAGTAACTAGAACTTTATCTGAAAAAGATATAGAATTTAAAAAAGATGAATATCAAAATAGAACCATTGAATTAGATGCTAAATTTAATCCAGTATCTATTATCAATTTAACAAATGGTATAGGTTGGATTATAGATGCTTTTTCTGGTTCTATCAAAAAATATGATACTAAAGTATACAATATAGAATTAGAACCTAAAAAATAG
- a CDS encoding MlaE family ABC transporter permease, translating to MFSVLETYLTNIGKYFELLFEVIKKPKKTKVYRKLIIRELYDLGVNSVGLVAILSIFMGAVLAIQLYQNFKSAEMPIPDSYVGYATKVVVVLEFSSTIICIILAGKVGSYIASSIGTMRATEQIDALEVMGVNSASFLILPKIIASLLFYPILLMISISMCLFGGYLIGDLSGMWSTVDFVAGLQKNFDNWFFAYSFIKMEVFAFIIATVPAFYGYNVKGGSLEVGRSSTKAVVWTCIILIITNLILTNILL from the coding sequence ATGTTTAGCGTATTAGAAACATACCTCACCAATATTGGTAAATACTTTGAGCTTTTGTTTGAGGTGATTAAAAAACCGAAAAAAACAAAGGTGTATCGTAAATTAATCATAAGAGAGCTATACGATTTAGGGGTGAACTCCGTGGGCTTGGTAGCCATACTCTCCATTTTTATGGGCGCGGTATTAGCCATTCAGCTGTACCAAAACTTTAAGAGCGCCGAAATGCCCATACCAGACAGCTATGTGGGCTATGCCACTAAGGTAGTAGTAGTTTTAGAATTCTCTTCCACCATCATTTGCATCATCTTGGCCGGAAAAGTAGGCTCCTACATAGCCTCCAGCATAGGCACTATGCGTGCCACAGAGCAGATAGATGCCCTTGAAGTAATGGGGGTAAATTCCGCCTCGTTTCTAATTCTGCCCAAAATCATCGCCTCGCTTTTATTCTACCCCATTTTATTGATGATATCCATCAGTATGTGCCTCTTTGGCGGGTATCTGATTGGAGATTTATCAGGTATGTGGTCCACAGTGGATTTCGTAGCAGGCTTGCAGAAGAATTTTGATAATTGGTTCTTTGCTTATAGCTTTATCAAGATGGAAGTTTTTGCCTTTATCATCGCCACCGTACCAGCCTTTTATGGGTACAATGTAAAAGGCGGATCGCTAGAAGTGGGGCGCTCAAGCACCAAGGCAGTAGTGTGGACTTGCATCATATTAATCATTACTAACCTAATCCTTACCAATATTTTATTATGA